One segment of Asaia bogorensis NBRC 16594 DNA contains the following:
- a CDS encoding polyprenyl synthetase family protein encodes MKAEQNNSAAVPVNGERSALNALSDFLKDDMEACNREIVARMQSPVPLIPQLGAHLVAAGGKRLRPLLTLASARLCGYEPSPENQRHVGLAACVEFIHTATLLHDDVVDESTLRRGLASANAVFGNKASVLVGDFLFARSFQLMTADGSLKVMAILSAASATIAEGEVLQMATQNDLSTPIEKYLEVIHGKTAALFAAACRVGAVVAARPESDENALEAYGTNLGMAFQLVDDALDYAADQQVLGKTVGDDMREGKITLPVLAAFQAGDEADRAFWLRVIETGEQTDEDLPHALALIEKTGAIQTTLDRAQLYADAAIEALSSFPDSPIRQLMIDAASYTVSRAN; translated from the coding sequence ATGAAGGCCGAGCAAAACAACAGTGCAGCCGTGCCCGTCAATGGCGAGCGCTCAGCCCTTAACGCCCTTTCCGACTTTCTCAAGGACGACATGGAGGCCTGCAACCGCGAGATCGTCGCGCGTATGCAAAGCCCGGTCCCGCTCATCCCCCAACTGGGCGCCCATCTGGTCGCCGCTGGTGGCAAGAGGCTGCGCCCGTTGCTCACCCTCGCATCGGCGCGTTTGTGTGGCTATGAGCCTTCGCCCGAAAACCAGCGCCATGTCGGGCTCGCCGCCTGCGTCGAGTTCATCCATACGGCCACATTGCTGCATGACGACGTGGTGGATGAGAGCACCTTGCGCCGTGGCCTTGCCTCCGCCAATGCCGTGTTTGGCAATAAGGCCTCAGTGCTTGTGGGCGATTTCCTGTTTGCCCGTTCGTTCCAGCTGATGACCGCCGATGGCTCCCTCAAGGTCATGGCCATTCTTTCGGCCGCCTCGGCTACGATTGCCGAAGGCGAGGTGTTGCAGATGGCGACACAGAACGACCTGTCCACACCGATCGAGAAATATCTGGAGGTCATTCACGGCAAGACGGCTGCGCTGTTTGCTGCTGCATGCCGGGTTGGCGCAGTGGTGGCGGCGCGCCCGGAGAGCGACGAGAATGCGCTCGAGGCCTATGGCACCAATCTGGGTATGGCGTTCCAGCTTGTCGATGACGCACTCGATTATGCGGCTGACCAGCAGGTGCTAGGCAAGACCGTGGGCGACGACATGCGTGAGGGCAAGATTACACTGCCTGTCCTGGCGGCTTTCCAGGCTGGCGATGAGGCCGACCGTGCATTCTGGCTACGTGTCATCGAAACCGGCGAGCAGACCGACGAGGACCTGCCGCACGCGCTCGCCCTTATCGAGAAAACCGGGGCCATCCAGACGACCCTGGATCGGGCGCAGCTTTACGCGGATGCGGCTATCGAAGCCCTGTCGTCTTTCCCAGACAGCCCAATCCGGCAGCTCATGATCGACGCAGCCTCCTATACGGTCAGCCGCGCCAATTGA
- a CDS encoding orotate phosphoribosyltransferase yields the protein MALSNEINGGTVRQTQWDRDAALTTARILLEIKAINFRPDEPYTLTSGWKSPVYIDCRKIIFFPRARAKIVELAVEKIGRHIGYESIECVVGGETAGIPFAAWIADRMMAPMAYVRKKPKGFGRNAQIEGDVPESMRTLLVEDLTTDGASKVRFANALRSAGAIVDHTFVVFFYGVFPGAQKTLADMNVSLHSLCTWWDVLEACSGANYFSESDIHEVRRFLEDPCGWSKAHGGVGSAEEAAALKAKAEG from the coding sequence ATGGCTCTCAGCAACGAGATCAACGGTGGTACGGTTCGTCAGACCCAGTGGGACAGGGACGCAGCCCTGACCACAGCGCGCATCCTTCTGGAAATCAAGGCGATCAATTTCCGCCCTGACGAGCCCTACACCCTGACCTCGGGCTGGAAATCGCCGGTCTATATCGATTGCCGCAAGATCATCTTCTTCCCGCGGGCACGCGCCAAGATTGTCGAACTCGCCGTCGAGAAGATCGGTCGTCATATCGGCTATGAGAGCATCGAGTGCGTTGTTGGGGGTGAAACTGCAGGTATTCCCTTCGCTGCCTGGATTGCCGACCGGATGATGGCGCCAATGGCCTATGTCCGCAAAAAGCCCAAGGGCTTTGGCCGTAACGCGCAGATCGAGGGTGACGTTCCGGAATCGATGCGCACCCTTCTAGTGGAAGACCTCACCACGGACGGCGCGTCCAAGGTCCGCTTTGCCAATGCCCTGCGTTCGGCGGGTGCCATTGTCGATCACACCTTTGTCGTCTTCTTCTATGGCGTGTTCCCCGGCGCACAGAAGACCCTTGCCGACATGAATGTCTCGCTTCATTCGCTCTGCACCTGGTGGGATGTGCTTGAGGCCTGCTCCGGCGCCAATTATTTCTCCGAGAGCGACATCCATGAGGTGCGTCGCTTCCTTGAGGATCCCTGTGGCTGGTCCAAGGCACATGGTGGTGTCGGCAGCGCCGAGGAGGCCGCAGCCCTCAAGGCCAAGGCGGAAGGCTGA
- the murI gene encoding glutamate racemase, giving the protein MPTDPGRVLAFDSGIGGLAVVQALRTTLPPGTLIDYLADNALFPYGEQDDAVLVTRILALMEERIARLRPDVVLIACNTASTIALEALRARFDVPFVGCVPPVRWAARVSQTRVFGLLATRGTARRPYLRSLRDTFAADCEMIVHGARTLADLAEQAFLGRPIDDDLVAQELRHLFEAPNGDRIDTIGLGCTHYTFLSNAFLRLCPPDINWLDPALAVARQVNHVLEMRVADRSTSASPESLCLTGPAADEQALKHAIARLGYQDITVLDPTPIS; this is encoded by the coding sequence TTGCCTACCGATCCGGGTCGTGTTCTGGCTTTTGACTCGGGCATAGGCGGTCTGGCGGTGGTGCAGGCTCTGCGCACCACCCTGCCGCCCGGCACCCTGATCGACTATCTGGCCGATAACGCGCTTTTTCCCTACGGCGAGCAGGACGATGCCGTGCTCGTCACGCGCATCCTTGCGCTCATGGAAGAACGCATTGCCCGGCTTCGCCCCGATGTCGTGCTGATTGCATGCAATACGGCCAGCACCATCGCCCTGGAGGCCCTGCGCGCTCGTTTCGACGTACCCTTCGTGGGCTGCGTACCCCCTGTCCGCTGGGCGGCGCGCGTCAGTCAGACGCGGGTTTTCGGCCTATTGGCCACGAGAGGCACGGCACGTCGCCCCTATCTGCGCAGCTTACGCGACACTTTCGCTGCCGATTGCGAGATGATCGTACACGGGGCCCGTACCCTCGCCGATCTGGCGGAGCAGGCCTTTCTGGGCCGTCCGATCGATGACGATCTGGTGGCACAGGAACTGCGCCATCTGTTCGAGGCGCCCAATGGCGATCGGATCGATACAATCGGACTGGGCTGCACTCATTATACGTTTCTCAGTAACGCTTTCCTGCGCCTGTGCCCGCCGGACATCAACTGGCTCGATCCGGCTCTTGCGGTCGCCCGGCAGGTCAATCACGTGCTTGAAATGCGGGTGGCAGATCGTTCGACCAGCGCCTCGCCAGAATCGCTCTGCCTGACCGGCCCAGCTGCGGATGAGCAGGCCCTGAAACACGCCATTGCTCGCTTGGGGTATCAGGATATCACGGTTCTGGACCCAACCCCCATCTCTTGA
- a CDS encoding citrate synthase, with protein MAEHDTNGPISATAALSIGERSAEFPIMKGTMGPDVVDIRKLTAETGMFSFDPGYGETASCRSAVTFIDGDEGVLLHRGYPIEQLATEASFTETAYLLVYGELPNRADYDRFQHDLKEQALLHEQIRNFFNGFRRDAHPMAILCGTVAALSAFYPDAVDISHEASRDLSTRRLIAKVPTIAAWAYKYTVGEPFVYPDNSLTFSENFLKMLFAKPNADYKVNPVLARAIDRILILHADHEQNASTSTVRLVGSTGSNPFACIAAGIAALWGPAHGGANEAVLGMLSQIGSKENIPAFITQVKNRESGVRLMGFGHRVYKNFDPRAKIMEQTYHEVVAELGLKHDPMFDLAAELERIAVNDPYFVQRRLYPNVDFYSGLILKAMGIPTSMFTVLFAVARTVGWVSQWREMIEEPGQRIGRPRQLYVGQARRDYVPLCRRS; from the coding sequence ATGGCTGAACACGACACTAACGGACCTATCTCCGCAACGGCGGCCCTCAGCATAGGCGAGCGCTCTGCCGAATTCCCCATCATGAAGGGTACGATGGGCCCCGATGTGGTGGATATCCGCAAACTCACAGCCGAGACCGGGATGTTCTCCTTCGATCCCGGCTATGGTGAGACGGCTTCCTGCCGTAGTGCTGTCACCTTCATTGATGGTGATGAGGGCGTGTTGCTGCACCGGGGTTACCCCATCGAGCAGCTCGCCACCGAGGCCAGTTTCACTGAAACAGCCTATCTTCTGGTCTATGGCGAGCTTCCGAACCGCGCGGATTACGATCGGTTCCAGCACGACCTCAAGGAGCAGGCGCTCCTGCATGAGCAGATCCGCAACTTCTTCAATGGCTTCCGCCGCGACGCTCATCCAATGGCCATCCTGTGCGGTACCGTGGCTGCGCTGTCGGCCTTTTACCCCGATGCCGTGGATATCTCCCACGAAGCCTCGCGTGACCTCTCCACACGCCGTCTGATCGCCAAGGTACCAACCATCGCTGCCTGGGCCTATAAATACACGGTGGGCGAGCCATTCGTTTACCCTGACAACAGCCTGACCTTCTCGGAAAACTTCCTGAAGATGCTGTTTGCCAAGCCAAACGCCGACTACAAGGTCAACCCGGTTCTGGCCCGCGCCATCGATCGTATCCTGATCCTGCATGCCGATCACGAGCAGAATGCCTCGACCTCGACGGTACGCCTCGTTGGTTCGACCGGCTCGAACCCGTTTGCCTGTATCGCAGCCGGTATCGCAGCGCTCTGGGGGCCTGCGCATGGCGGGGCCAATGAAGCCGTTCTGGGCATGCTTTCCCAGATCGGATCGAAGGAAAACATCCCGGCCTTCATCACTCAGGTGAAGAACCGTGAGAGCGGCGTAAGGCTGATGGGCTTCGGCCATCGCGTATACAAGAACTTCGATCCACGTGCGAAGATCATGGAGCAGACCTATCACGAGGTCGTGGCAGAGCTTGGGCTCAAGCACGATCCGATGTTCGATCTTGCTGCCGAGCTCGAACGTATTGCCGTCAACGATCCCTATTTCGTGCAGCGCCGCCTCTACCCCAATGTCGATTTCTATTCAGGGCTGATTCTGAAGGCGATGGGTATCCCGACTTCGATGTTCACCGTGCTTTTCGCCGTGGCCCGTACGGTAGGTTGGGTCAGTCAGTGGCGCGAAATGATCGAAGAGCCCGGCCAGCGTATTGGACGCCCGCGCCAGCTTTATGTGGGCCAGGCGCGTCGTGACTACGTGCCGCTCTGCCGGCGAAGCTGA